In a single window of the Notamacropus eugenii isolate mMacEug1 chromosome 4, mMacEug1.pri_v2, whole genome shotgun sequence genome:
- the LOC140498206 gene encoding small ribosomal subunit protein eS1-like, translated as MVVGKKKSLTKDGKKGAKKKVVDPFLKKDWYDVKALAMFNFHSIDKILMTRTQGTKIASDGLKG; from the coding sequence ATGGTGGTGGGCAAGAAGAAGAGCCTCACCAAAGATGGCAAAAAAGGAGCCAAGAAGAAAGTGGTTGATCCATTTTTGAAGAAGGATTGGTATGATGTAAAAGCACTAGCTATGTTCAACTTTCACAGTATTGACAAGATACTGATGACAAGGACTCAAGGAACAAAAATTGCCTCTGATGGTCTCAAGGGTTGA